In Gambusia affinis linkage group LG08, SWU_Gaff_1.0, whole genome shotgun sequence, a single window of DNA contains:
- the LOC122835628 gene encoding monocyte chemotactic protein 1B-like — protein MARLALSAIVMMMAFIALTEGLRGVGPKKCCFKFNDKPVLENKVVSYSRTSQRCSNPAILLNTVAGRQMCVRPSASWVKDLVTYLETKTVAGANSNL, from the exons ATGGCTCGTCTTGCTCTGTCTGCGATCGTGATGATGATGGCCTTCATCGCTCTCACCGAAG gcCTGCGTGGAGTTGGCCCAAAGAAGTGCTGCTTCAAGTTCAATGACAAGCCggtgttagaaaataaagttgtgaGCTACAGCAGAACCAGTCAGCGCTGCTCCAACCCTGCCATCTT GCTGAATACGGTGGCCGGCCGTCAGATGTGTGTCAGACCTTCAGCCTCCTGGGTGAAGGATCTCGTCACCTACCTGGAGACCAAAACTGTTGCTGGTGCAAACTCCAACCTGTAA